In Zingiber officinale cultivar Zhangliang chromosome 1A, Zo_v1.1, whole genome shotgun sequence, a genomic segment contains:
- the LOC122027482 gene encoding protein ETHYLENE-INSENSITIVE 2-like isoform X4 codes for MPMASFPAIGPAFAISMGYVDLGKWLAAVDGGAQFGNDLMLLVLLFNLTAILCQYLATCVSIVTEKNLAEICRDEYSGTTCMILGGQAELSLIISNLTMILGVAHGFNLLLGVDLFTCVCLAAAGSTILSFLMHLLVQNDRRVGLVCETISGMALVFYVLGVLISQPEIPLAKNIMFPKLSGESAYSLMALLGANIMVHNFYVHSSIVQQQQQKRPLNVPVGALLHDHFFAIMFIFTGISLVNYVLMNSAASVFGSTDMDLNFRDVSLLMDQIFRIPIAPIAVLLLLFCSQVGALAWNSDGPQLLHNSFGANVSVWNHFLLAKAFSVIPALCCAKIVGAEGIYQSLILCQVIQAMLLPSSVIPLFRVASSRSVMGEYKMAWYLDIMSLLAFLLILASNIIFINEMLFGNSSWINNLKENRRFGGTVIYAVILLAACALILFTLYLAVTPLKSASYFPEEGTMFSLKDELNEETKDDIRDKATITTKDECQPIEHQLSLEPTVENTVYHTDRSLSESIPEQSDTAIDSDNDWHRTIDSAGASDMTFDSDHDCQQPFPGSSSPDIFITPIFEPELSKSIDVADLETVSDTSTSILLDTTVKERHQCEAEKEDLALEAAIACVMDQDKTLETTDSVGELLVPPVSEPVPHSRSEDSECGNTVPVKNSDVSGNLPKLSGLGRTTRRQFAAILDEFWGQLFDFHGKPSQEAVGQKYDSLLGLDLKSVSSVKGDIGAESSVSLHKDTDRGTIFPPNPMEYNSRKLKNLTSGDLSYGFQMGSSTWSQNMQAKTHFLNSAGSLPETNERRYSSLYLPQYSDNHDYQPATIHGYQLTSYLKEIAAARNPCSSNVAPESPRVTKSSLKVPPGFGDSVPYSDRQNGLSSLAASSLQSPASRVSRMQAEGNFFNPSLVEPIENAGSFAYEKKYHSSPDISALIAASRNYYLNESKLGGPIGFRPSVGRMMTNQHQYLNPISRTAVSSPFNELYSPNLQRDALPPQPNLSSDTKSLWAMQPFEQLFTVPTREYDIGRRVVPDKPGHTFQDVFPYAEVERRLLQSLRSCIMKLLKLENSDWLFRPNDGCDEELIYQVATTEKNMCKVVEMNQLDYGELHLSPERKLSSVQRNEEADIAYTLWLPNCRDGCIWCASLVVSFGVWCIHRILDLSLVESRPELWGKYTYVLNRLQAPRSSPLLLMSRCTSGNYRTFQLSYAVKTDKSILHNSSYDT; via the exons ATGCCCATGGCATCCTTCCCTGCTATTGGTCCTGCTTTCGCCATTTCTATGGGATACGTTGACCTTGGAAAATGGTTGGCAGCTGTTGACGGAGGAGCCCAATTTGGGAATGATCTGATGCTATTAGTTCTATTATTCAACTTAACTGCCATTCTGTGCCAGTATCTTGCAACTTGTGTTAGTATTGTCACTGAAAAAAATCTAGCAGAG ATTTGCAGGGATGAATATTCAGGAACAACCTGTATGATTTTGGGAGGTCAAGCTGAGCTCTCCCTGATCATTTCAAACTTAACTATG ATTCTGGGAGTGGCACATGGTTTCAATCTTCTGCTCGGTGTCGACCTATTTACATGTGTCTGTTTAGCTGCAGCTGGTTCTACTATTTTGTCCTTTTTGATGCATCTCTTG GTGCAGAATGATCGGCGGGTTGGACTTGTGTGCGAAACCATATCTGGTATGGCTTTGGTGTTCTATGTCCTCGGGGTACTAATCAGTCAACCTGAAATTCCTCTTGCAAAGAATATTATGTTTCCCAAGTTGAGTGGAGAGAGTGCATACTCACTTATGGCCCTTCTTGGTGCGAATATCATGGTGCATAATTTTTATGTTCACTCTTCAATTGTTCAG cagcagcagcagaagaGACCCTTGAATGTTCCTGTAGGTGCTTTACTTCATGACCATTTTTTTGCAATAATGTTCATCTTCACTGGCATATCTCTGGTTAATTATGTGCTGATGAACTCAGCTGCATCTGTTTTTGGAAGCACTGACATGGATCTCAACTTCCGTGATGTGTCTCTGCTGATGGATCAG ATTTTTAGGATTCCTATAGCACCTATCGCTGTTTTGCTTCTCCTATTCTGTAGTCAGGTTGGAGCTTTGGCTTGGAATTCAGACGGGCCACAActtttgcataattcttttggtGCAAATGTTTCTGTTTGGAATCATTTTCTGTTAGCTAAAGCTTTCTCTGTGATTCCAGCACTTTGCTGTGCAAAAATTGTAGGTGCTGAAGGGATATATCAATCTCTTATTTTGTGTCAAGTTATACAGGCTATGCTTCTTCCGTCTTCTGTAATTCCGCTTTTTAGAGTAGCATCTTCAAGATCAGTAATGGGGGAATACAAAATGGCATGGTATCTGGATATAATGTCTTTGTTGGCATTCCTTCTGATTCTTGCTTCAAATATAATCTTCATCAATGAAATGTTATTTGGAAATAGTAGCTGGATAAACAACCTTAAGGAAAATAGAAGATTTGGTGGAACAGTCATATATGCTGTCATTCTCCTTGCTGCTTGTGCTTTGATACTTTTTACACTATACTTGGCAGTTACACCTCTGAAATCTGCAAGTTATTTTCCAGAGGAAGGAACCATGTTTTCGCTGAAGGATGAACTAAACGAGGAAACAAAAGATGACATTCGAGATAAGGCTACTATTACTACCAAAGATGAATGTCAACCTATTGAGCATCAGCTTTCTCTGGAACCTACCGTGGAGAATACTGTGTACCATACTGATCGATCACTTTCGGAATCTATACCTGAACAATCTGATACTGCTATAGATTCTGATAATGATTGGCATCGAACTATTGACAGTGCCGGTGCTTCTGATATGACTTTTGATTCTGATCATGATTGCCAACAACCTTTTCCTGGCTCCAGCTCACCTGACATTTTTATTACTCCAATATTTGAACCTGAACTATCAAAGTCTATTGATGTAGCTGACTTAGAAACTGTGAGTGACACATCCACCAGTATCTTGTTAGATACTACTGTTAAAGAAAGGCATCAATgtgaagcagagaaggaagattTGGCATTAGAAGCAGCTATTGCCTGTGTGATGGACCAAGACAAGACATTAGAGACTACTGATTCTGTGGGTGAGTTGTTGGTTCCTCCGGTCAGTGAGCCGGTGCCACATTCAAGATCTGAAGATTCTGAATGTGGTAATACTGTTCCTGTAAAAAATTCAGATGTCAGTGGAAACTTACCAAAATTATCTGGATTAGGTCGCACAACTAGACGACAATTTGCTGCCATATTGGATGAGTTCTGGGGTCAACTTTTTGATTTCCATGGGAAACCATCACAAGAAGCTGTTGGACAAAAGTATGATTCTTTATTGGGATTAGACTTGAAAAGTGTTAGTTCTGTAAAAGGTGATATTGGAGCAGAGTCATCTGTTAGTTTACATAAAGACACTGATAGGGGAACAATTTTCCCACCAAACCCAATGGAATACAACTCTCGTAAGCTGAAAAACTTGACTAGTGGAGATTTATCTTATGGATTTCAGATGGGCTCTTCAACTTGGTCTCAAAACATGCAAGCAAAAACACATTTTCTAAACTCAGCTGGCAGCCTACCCGAGACAAATGAAAGACGTTATTCTAGTTTGTATCTGCCGCAATATTCTGACAACCATGATTATCAGCCAGCTACAATCCATGGATATCAATTAACATCTTATCTAAAGGAAATTGCTGCAGCAAGAAATCCTTGTTCCTCAAATGTGGCTCCTGAATCTCCAAGAGTTACTAAATCATCTCTTAAAGTTCCTCCGGGATTTGGGGATTCAGTTCCATACAGTGATAGACAAAATGGACTGAGTTCACTTGCAGCGTCTAGTTTGCAAAGTCCAGCATCTCGAGTTAGCAGAATGCAGGCTGAAGGAAATTTTTTCAATCCTTCTTTGGTTGAACCGATAGAAAATGCTGGCTCTTTTGCCTATGAAAAGAAATATCATAGTTCTCCAGACATTTCTGCCCTTATCGCTGCTAGCAGGAACTATTACTTGAACGAGTCAAAGTTGGGTGGTCCTATTGGTTTCAGACCATCTGTTGGTAGGATGATGACTAACCAACACCAATATTTGAATCCTATCTCCAGGACTGCAGTTTCATCACCATTCAATGAGCTCTACTCACCCAATCTCCAGAGAGATGCTCTCCCACCTCAACCGAATTTGAGTTCAGACACCAAATCTCTTTGGGCTATGCAACCATTTGAACAATTATTTACTGTGCCAACCAGAGAATACGATATAGGCAGACGAGTGGTCCCTGACAAACCTGGACACACTTTCCAAGATGTTTTTCCTTATGCTGAGGTAGAACGCAGGTTGTTACAGTCCCTTCGTTCTTGTATTATGAAGCTTCTGAAATTGGAAAACTCAGATTGGCTTTTTAGACCAAATGATGGATGCGATGAGGAGCTAATTTATCAAGTTGCTACAACGGAGAAGAATATGTGCAAAGTGGTTGAGATGAATCAATTAGATTATGGTGAACTTCACTTATCTCCTGAACGAAAGCTTAGTTCAGTTCAGAGGAATGAGGAGGCAGATATCGCTTACACTTTGTGGTTGCCTAATTGTCGAGATGGTTGTATATGGTGTGCGTCGCTTGTTGTAAGTTTTGGAGTTTGGTGTATTCATCGGATATTGGATCTCTCCCTCGTGGAAAGCCGTCCAGAGTTGTGGGGCAAATACACTTATGTCCTCAATCGTCTTCAG GCACCGCGCTCCTCTCCACTCTTGCTCATGTCTCGATGTACCAGCGGAAATTACCGAACCTTCCAACTCTCCTATGCGGTCAAAACTGATAAATCAATCCTTCACAACAGCAGCTATGATACTTGA
- the LOC122027482 gene encoding protein ETHYLENE-INSENSITIVE 2-like isoform X5: protein MDLNFRDVSLLMDQIFRIPIAPIAVLLLLFCSQVGALAWNSDGPQLLHNSFGANVSVWNHFLLAKAFSVIPALCCAKIVGAEGIYQSLILCQVIQAMLLPSSVIPLFRVASSRSVMGEYKMAWYLDIMSLLAFLLILASNIIFINEMLFGNSSWINNLKENRRFGGTVIYAVILLAACALILFTLYLAVTPLKSASYFPEEGTMFSLKDELNEETKDDIRDKATITTKDECQPIEHQLSLEPTVENTVYHTDRSLSESIPEQSDTAIDSDNDWHRTIDSAGASDMTFDSDHDCQQPFPGSSSPDIFITPIFEPELSKSIDVADLETVSDTSTSILLDTTVKERHQCEAEKEDLALEAAIACVMDQDKTLETTDSVGELLVPPVSEPVPHSRSEDSECGNTVPVKNSDVSGNLPKLSGLGRTTRRQFAAILDEFWGQLFDFHGKPSQEAVGQKYDSLLGLDLKSVSSVKGDIGAESSVSLHKDTDRGTIFPPNPMEYNSRKLKNLTSGDLSYGFQMGSSTWSQNMQAKTHFLNSAGSLPETNERRYSSLYLPQYSDNHDYQPATIHGYQLTSYLKEIAAARNPCSSNVAPESPRVTKSSLKVPPGFGDSVPYSDRQNGLSSLAASSLQSPASRVSRMQAEGNFFNPSLVEPIENAGSFAYEKKYHSSPDISALIAASRNYYLNESKLGGPIGFRPSVGRMMTNQHQYLNPISRTAVSSPFNELYSPNLQRDALPPQPNLSSDTKSLWAMQPFEQLFTVPTREYDIGRRVVPDKPGHTFQDVFPYAEVERRLLQSLRSCIMKLLKLENSDWLFRPNDGCDEELIYQVATTEKNMCKVVEMNQLDYGELHLSPERKLSSVQRNEEADIAYTLWLPNCRDGCIWCASLVVSFGVWCIHRILDLSLVESRPELWGKYTYVLNRLQGILDLAFSRHRAPLHSCSCLDVPAEITEPSNSPMRSKLINQSFTTAAMILDIIKEVEISVSGRKGRTGTAAGDIAFPKGKENLASVLKRYKRRLLNKSAGTQEVSLPRKIQTTPAL, encoded by the exons ATGGATCTCAACTTCCGTGATGTGTCTCTGCTGATGGATCAG ATTTTTAGGATTCCTATAGCACCTATCGCTGTTTTGCTTCTCCTATTCTGTAGTCAGGTTGGAGCTTTGGCTTGGAATTCAGACGGGCCACAActtttgcataattcttttggtGCAAATGTTTCTGTTTGGAATCATTTTCTGTTAGCTAAAGCTTTCTCTGTGATTCCAGCACTTTGCTGTGCAAAAATTGTAGGTGCTGAAGGGATATATCAATCTCTTATTTTGTGTCAAGTTATACAGGCTATGCTTCTTCCGTCTTCTGTAATTCCGCTTTTTAGAGTAGCATCTTCAAGATCAGTAATGGGGGAATACAAAATGGCATGGTATCTGGATATAATGTCTTTGTTGGCATTCCTTCTGATTCTTGCTTCAAATATAATCTTCATCAATGAAATGTTATTTGGAAATAGTAGCTGGATAAACAACCTTAAGGAAAATAGAAGATTTGGTGGAACAGTCATATATGCTGTCATTCTCCTTGCTGCTTGTGCTTTGATACTTTTTACACTATACTTGGCAGTTACACCTCTGAAATCTGCAAGTTATTTTCCAGAGGAAGGAACCATGTTTTCGCTGAAGGATGAACTAAACGAGGAAACAAAAGATGACATTCGAGATAAGGCTACTATTACTACCAAAGATGAATGTCAACCTATTGAGCATCAGCTTTCTCTGGAACCTACCGTGGAGAATACTGTGTACCATACTGATCGATCACTTTCGGAATCTATACCTGAACAATCTGATACTGCTATAGATTCTGATAATGATTGGCATCGAACTATTGACAGTGCCGGTGCTTCTGATATGACTTTTGATTCTGATCATGATTGCCAACAACCTTTTCCTGGCTCCAGCTCACCTGACATTTTTATTACTCCAATATTTGAACCTGAACTATCAAAGTCTATTGATGTAGCTGACTTAGAAACTGTGAGTGACACATCCACCAGTATCTTGTTAGATACTACTGTTAAAGAAAGGCATCAATgtgaagcagagaaggaagattTGGCATTAGAAGCAGCTATTGCCTGTGTGATGGACCAAGACAAGACATTAGAGACTACTGATTCTGTGGGTGAGTTGTTGGTTCCTCCGGTCAGTGAGCCGGTGCCACATTCAAGATCTGAAGATTCTGAATGTGGTAATACTGTTCCTGTAAAAAATTCAGATGTCAGTGGAAACTTACCAAAATTATCTGGATTAGGTCGCACAACTAGACGACAATTTGCTGCCATATTGGATGAGTTCTGGGGTCAACTTTTTGATTTCCATGGGAAACCATCACAAGAAGCTGTTGGACAAAAGTATGATTCTTTATTGGGATTAGACTTGAAAAGTGTTAGTTCTGTAAAAGGTGATATTGGAGCAGAGTCATCTGTTAGTTTACATAAAGACACTGATAGGGGAACAATTTTCCCACCAAACCCAATGGAATACAACTCTCGTAAGCTGAAAAACTTGACTAGTGGAGATTTATCTTATGGATTTCAGATGGGCTCTTCAACTTGGTCTCAAAACATGCAAGCAAAAACACATTTTCTAAACTCAGCTGGCAGCCTACCCGAGACAAATGAAAGACGTTATTCTAGTTTGTATCTGCCGCAATATTCTGACAACCATGATTATCAGCCAGCTACAATCCATGGATATCAATTAACATCTTATCTAAAGGAAATTGCTGCAGCAAGAAATCCTTGTTCCTCAAATGTGGCTCCTGAATCTCCAAGAGTTACTAAATCATCTCTTAAAGTTCCTCCGGGATTTGGGGATTCAGTTCCATACAGTGATAGACAAAATGGACTGAGTTCACTTGCAGCGTCTAGTTTGCAAAGTCCAGCATCTCGAGTTAGCAGAATGCAGGCTGAAGGAAATTTTTTCAATCCTTCTTTGGTTGAACCGATAGAAAATGCTGGCTCTTTTGCCTATGAAAAGAAATATCATAGTTCTCCAGACATTTCTGCCCTTATCGCTGCTAGCAGGAACTATTACTTGAACGAGTCAAAGTTGGGTGGTCCTATTGGTTTCAGACCATCTGTTGGTAGGATGATGACTAACCAACACCAATATTTGAATCCTATCTCCAGGACTGCAGTTTCATCACCATTCAATGAGCTCTACTCACCCAATCTCCAGAGAGATGCTCTCCCACCTCAACCGAATTTGAGTTCAGACACCAAATCTCTTTGGGCTATGCAACCATTTGAACAATTATTTACTGTGCCAACCAGAGAATACGATATAGGCAGACGAGTGGTCCCTGACAAACCTGGACACACTTTCCAAGATGTTTTTCCTTATGCTGAGGTAGAACGCAGGTTGTTACAGTCCCTTCGTTCTTGTATTATGAAGCTTCTGAAATTGGAAAACTCAGATTGGCTTTTTAGACCAAATGATGGATGCGATGAGGAGCTAATTTATCAAGTTGCTACAACGGAGAAGAATATGTGCAAAGTGGTTGAGATGAATCAATTAGATTATGGTGAACTTCACTTATCTCCTGAACGAAAGCTTAGTTCAGTTCAGAGGAATGAGGAGGCAGATATCGCTTACACTTTGTGGTTGCCTAATTGTCGAGATGGTTGTATATGGTGTGCGTCGCTTGTTGTAAGTTTTGGAGTTTGGTGTATTCATCGGATATTGGATCTCTCCCTCGTGGAAAGCCGTCCAGAGTTGTGGGGCAAATACACTTATGTCCTCAATCGTCTTCAG GGGATTCTTGATCTTGCATTTTCTAGGCACCGCGCTCCTCTCCACTCTTGCTCATGTCTCGATGTACCAGCGGAAATTACCGAACCTTCCAACTCTCCTATGCGGTCAAAACTGATAAATCAATCCTTCACAACAGCAGCTATGATACTTGATATCATAAAGGAAGTTGAAATTTCAGTCTCGGGTCGAAAGGGTCGGACCGGCACTGCTGCCGGCGACATTGCGTTTCCGAAGGGGAAGGAGAACTTGGCATCTGTTTTGAAGCGTTACAAGCGCCGGCTCTTGAACAAGAGTGCTGGAACACAGGAAGTTTCTTTACCCCGCAAAATTCAAACAACTCCAGCTCTATAG
- the LOC122027482 gene encoding protein ETHYLENE-INSENSITIVE 2-like isoform X3, which translates to MPMASFPAIGPAFAISMGYVDLGKWLAAVDGGAQFGNDLMLLVLLFNLTAILCQYLATCVSIVTEKNLAEICRDEYSGTTCMILGGQAELSLIISNLTMILGVAHGFNLLLGVDLFTCVCLAAAGSTILSFLMHLLNDRRVGLVCETISGMALVFYVLGVLISQPEIPLAKNIMFPKLSGESAYSLMALLGANIMVHNFYVHSSIVQQQQQKRPLNVPVGALLHDHFFAIMFIFTGISLVNYVLMNSAASVFGSTDMDLNFRDVSLLMDQIFRIPIAPIAVLLLLFCSQVGALAWNSDGPQLLHNSFGANVSVWNHFLLAKAFSVIPALCCAKIVGAEGIYQSLILCQVIQAMLLPSSVIPLFRVASSRSVMGEYKMAWYLDIMSLLAFLLILASNIIFINEMLFGNSSWINNLKENRRFGGTVIYAVILLAACALILFTLYLAVTPLKSASYFPEEGTMFSLKDELNEETKDDIRDKATITTKDECQPIEHQLSLEPTVENTVYHTDRSLSESIPEQSDTAIDSDNDWHRTIDSAGASDMTFDSDHDCQQPFPGSSSPDIFITPIFEPELSKSIDVADLETVSDTSTSILLDTTVKERHQCEAEKEDLALEAAIACVMDQDKTLETTDSVGELLVPPVSEPVPHSRSEDSECGNTVPVKNSDVSGNLPKLSGLGRTTRRQFAAILDEFWGQLFDFHGKPSQEAVGQKYDSLLGLDLKSVSSVKGDIGAESSVSLHKDTDRGTIFPPNPMEYNSRKLKNLTSGDLSYGFQMGSSTWSQNMQAKTHFLNSAGSLPETNERRYSSLYLPQYSDNHDYQPATIHGYQLTSYLKEIAAARNPCSSNVAPESPRVTKSSLKVPPGFGDSVPYSDRQNGLSSLAASSLQSPASRVSRMQAEGNFFNPSLVEPIENAGSFAYEKKYHSSPDISALIAASRNYYLNESKLGGPIGFRPSVGRMMTNQHQYLNPISRTAVSSPFNELYSPNLQRDALPPQPNLSSDTKSLWAMQPFEQLFTVPTREYDIGRRVVPDKPGHTFQDVFPYAEVERRLLQSLRSCIMKLLKLENSDWLFRPNDGCDEELIYQVATTEKNMCKVVEMNQLDYGELHLSPERKLSSVQRNEEADIAYTLWLPNCRDGCIWCASLVVSFGVWCIHRILDLSLVESRPELWGKYTYVLNRLQGILDLAFSRHRAPLHSCSCLDVPAEITEPSNSPMRSKLINQSFTTAAMILDIIKEVEISVSGRKGRTGTAAGDIAFPKGKENLASVLKRYKRRLLNKSAGTQEVSLPRKIQTTPAL; encoded by the exons ATGCCCATGGCATCCTTCCCTGCTATTGGTCCTGCTTTCGCCATTTCTATGGGATACGTTGACCTTGGAAAATGGTTGGCAGCTGTTGACGGAGGAGCCCAATTTGGGAATGATCTGATGCTATTAGTTCTATTATTCAACTTAACTGCCATTCTGTGCCAGTATCTTGCAACTTGTGTTAGTATTGTCACTGAAAAAAATCTAGCAGAG ATTTGCAGGGATGAATATTCAGGAACAACCTGTATGATTTTGGGAGGTCAAGCTGAGCTCTCCCTGATCATTTCAAACTTAACTATG ATTCTGGGAGTGGCACATGGTTTCAATCTTCTGCTCGGTGTCGACCTATTTACATGTGTCTGTTTAGCTGCAGCTGGTTCTACTATTTTGTCCTTTTTGATGCATCTCTTG AATGATCGGCGGGTTGGACTTGTGTGCGAAACCATATCTGGTATGGCTTTGGTGTTCTATGTCCTCGGGGTACTAATCAGTCAACCTGAAATTCCTCTTGCAAAGAATATTATGTTTCCCAAGTTGAGTGGAGAGAGTGCATACTCACTTATGGCCCTTCTTGGTGCGAATATCATGGTGCATAATTTTTATGTTCACTCTTCAATTGTTCAG cagcagcagcagaagaGACCCTTGAATGTTCCTGTAGGTGCTTTACTTCATGACCATTTTTTTGCAATAATGTTCATCTTCACTGGCATATCTCTGGTTAATTATGTGCTGATGAACTCAGCTGCATCTGTTTTTGGAAGCACTGACATGGATCTCAACTTCCGTGATGTGTCTCTGCTGATGGATCAG ATTTTTAGGATTCCTATAGCACCTATCGCTGTTTTGCTTCTCCTATTCTGTAGTCAGGTTGGAGCTTTGGCTTGGAATTCAGACGGGCCACAActtttgcataattcttttggtGCAAATGTTTCTGTTTGGAATCATTTTCTGTTAGCTAAAGCTTTCTCTGTGATTCCAGCACTTTGCTGTGCAAAAATTGTAGGTGCTGAAGGGATATATCAATCTCTTATTTTGTGTCAAGTTATACAGGCTATGCTTCTTCCGTCTTCTGTAATTCCGCTTTTTAGAGTAGCATCTTCAAGATCAGTAATGGGGGAATACAAAATGGCATGGTATCTGGATATAATGTCTTTGTTGGCATTCCTTCTGATTCTTGCTTCAAATATAATCTTCATCAATGAAATGTTATTTGGAAATAGTAGCTGGATAAACAACCTTAAGGAAAATAGAAGATTTGGTGGAACAGTCATATATGCTGTCATTCTCCTTGCTGCTTGTGCTTTGATACTTTTTACACTATACTTGGCAGTTACACCTCTGAAATCTGCAAGTTATTTTCCAGAGGAAGGAACCATGTTTTCGCTGAAGGATGAACTAAACGAGGAAACAAAAGATGACATTCGAGATAAGGCTACTATTACTACCAAAGATGAATGTCAACCTATTGAGCATCAGCTTTCTCTGGAACCTACCGTGGAGAATACTGTGTACCATACTGATCGATCACTTTCGGAATCTATACCTGAACAATCTGATACTGCTATAGATTCTGATAATGATTGGCATCGAACTATTGACAGTGCCGGTGCTTCTGATATGACTTTTGATTCTGATCATGATTGCCAACAACCTTTTCCTGGCTCCAGCTCACCTGACATTTTTATTACTCCAATATTTGAACCTGAACTATCAAAGTCTATTGATGTAGCTGACTTAGAAACTGTGAGTGACACATCCACCAGTATCTTGTTAGATACTACTGTTAAAGAAAGGCATCAATgtgaagcagagaaggaagattTGGCATTAGAAGCAGCTATTGCCTGTGTGATGGACCAAGACAAGACATTAGAGACTACTGATTCTGTGGGTGAGTTGTTGGTTCCTCCGGTCAGTGAGCCGGTGCCACATTCAAGATCTGAAGATTCTGAATGTGGTAATACTGTTCCTGTAAAAAATTCAGATGTCAGTGGAAACTTACCAAAATTATCTGGATTAGGTCGCACAACTAGACGACAATTTGCTGCCATATTGGATGAGTTCTGGGGTCAACTTTTTGATTTCCATGGGAAACCATCACAAGAAGCTGTTGGACAAAAGTATGATTCTTTATTGGGATTAGACTTGAAAAGTGTTAGTTCTGTAAAAGGTGATATTGGAGCAGAGTCATCTGTTAGTTTACATAAAGACACTGATAGGGGAACAATTTTCCCACCAAACCCAATGGAATACAACTCTCGTAAGCTGAAAAACTTGACTAGTGGAGATTTATCTTATGGATTTCAGATGGGCTCTTCAACTTGGTCTCAAAACATGCAAGCAAAAACACATTTTCTAAACTCAGCTGGCAGCCTACCCGAGACAAATGAAAGACGTTATTCTAGTTTGTATCTGCCGCAATATTCTGACAACCATGATTATCAGCCAGCTACAATCCATGGATATCAATTAACATCTTATCTAAAGGAAATTGCTGCAGCAAGAAATCCTTGTTCCTCAAATGTGGCTCCTGAATCTCCAAGAGTTACTAAATCATCTCTTAAAGTTCCTCCGGGATTTGGGGATTCAGTTCCATACAGTGATAGACAAAATGGACTGAGTTCACTTGCAGCGTCTAGTTTGCAAAGTCCAGCATCTCGAGTTAGCAGAATGCAGGCTGAAGGAAATTTTTTCAATCCTTCTTTGGTTGAACCGATAGAAAATGCTGGCTCTTTTGCCTATGAAAAGAAATATCATAGTTCTCCAGACATTTCTGCCCTTATCGCTGCTAGCAGGAACTATTACTTGAACGAGTCAAAGTTGGGTGGTCCTATTGGTTTCAGACCATCTGTTGGTAGGATGATGACTAACCAACACCAATATTTGAATCCTATCTCCAGGACTGCAGTTTCATCACCATTCAATGAGCTCTACTCACCCAATCTCCAGAGAGATGCTCTCCCACCTCAACCGAATTTGAGTTCAGACACCAAATCTCTTTGGGCTATGCAACCATTTGAACAATTATTTACTGTGCCAACCAGAGAATACGATATAGGCAGACGAGTGGTCCCTGACAAACCTGGACACACTTTCCAAGATGTTTTTCCTTATGCTGAGGTAGAACGCAGGTTGTTACAGTCCCTTCGTTCTTGTATTATGAAGCTTCTGAAATTGGAAAACTCAGATTGGCTTTTTAGACCAAATGATGGATGCGATGAGGAGCTAATTTATCAAGTTGCTACAACGGAGAAGAATATGTGCAAAGTGGTTGAGATGAATCAATTAGATTATGGTGAACTTCACTTATCTCCTGAACGAAAGCTTAGTTCAGTTCAGAGGAATGAGGAGGCAGATATCGCTTACACTTTGTGGTTGCCTAATTGTCGAGATGGTTGTATATGGTGTGCGTCGCTTGTTGTAAGTTTTGGAGTTTGGTGTATTCATCGGATATTGGATCTCTCCCTCGTGGAAAGCCGTCCAGAGTTGTGGGGCAAATACACTTATGTCCTCAATCGTCTTCAG GGGATTCTTGATCTTGCATTTTCTAGGCACCGCGCTCCTCTCCACTCTTGCTCATGTCTCGATGTACCAGCGGAAATTACCGAACCTTCCAACTCTCCTATGCGGTCAAAACTGATAAATCAATCCTTCACAACAGCAGCTATGATACTTGATATCATAAAGGAAGTTGAAATTTCAGTCTCGGGTCGAAAGGGTCGGACCGGCACTGCTGCCGGCGACATTGCGTTTCCGAAGGGGAAGGAGAACTTGGCATCTGTTTTGAAGCGTTACAAGCGCCGGCTCTTGAACAAGAGTGCTGGAACACAGGAAGTTTCTTTACCCCGCAAAATTCAAACAACTCCAGCTCTATAG